From a region of the Zingiber officinale cultivar Zhangliang chromosome 4B, Zo_v1.1, whole genome shotgun sequence genome:
- the LOC121976374 gene encoding flowering time control protein FPA-like, translating to MTGRGGRDRTNSDRMPRLEEKGRRSGWDVAPPSRHLWVGNLSRRVSQNNLYEHFLRFGDIDNIAYTPGRSYAFVNYKKEDDATIAFKGLQGCIVAGNPLRIEFAKEDRGSVSSLDDEYSLRKDARYSVDQRESLLRRDSRAHSPSPEKTHEKNKRDDSTEPSAVLWIGFPVFLNVEENDLRRAFSPFGEIISISTFRGRSYAFVRYRSIVAACRAKEALHGKLFNNPRVHICFAKSDSTDSERNLSNAPLSQRLKSNSLSGLSSVEPSKRSRDYDSHIGDFLTSPRDAKFLRANDTKFIGLGKNLIRPDAVPGSNLGSNNERIWFHDFSSERKMPGELCGHYRRSPTAERAGWWRDASFEPRQRSPLPDDSLGMEDGSFRSAKKAKVDLFSDGELPEYPYSFQSNKKEKVHPFSDRELPEYPFSDLDQRKHDFGRTKFLPSLPYDSALNKDYESVPFDHNYLTPQTLKNMNGPFADRDDSRSLFDHLNTGPGAFPFDSANLQKPIPEHHQPPRILDWKWEGTISKGGTPVCRVRCFPVGKVLDFILPEFLNCTARTSLDMLANHYYQATSSWVVFFVPETDADITFYNEFMHYLGEKQRAAVAKLEEKVTLFLVPPSEFSQQVLKVPGKVSISGVILKFQHNFSSLQPLEVTEAKQLPFANRRSPDLRTFSKSQNYSNPSMAPLPPPLPYSPPQKLSDHLPYSGSIQPMEKLPNYHEASRHDRWWSLNPATSPNRSSQLHIPNSDGGSFTASAALHIARSATADPHLGNNKISQGSPSSNYAPETSSVPLHNSKFPTQVGTKLQVSSNVPLPLEPQQLTELAALLGQYKQLGQVPSISTDGQNKLTKLLQIDNSHSITPVMHSQASDPHSLNSVAPMYSAFPSSSLGAQVNQVPQNHQPQSNVSSVQTVTNSGHQNEQEETEADPQKRLQATLQLAAALLQQIQQQSKSTDQP from the exons ATG ACGGGAAGAGGTGGACGGGACAGGACAAACAGTGACCGCATGCCCAGGCTTGAGGAGAAGGGGCGGCGAAGTGGGTGGGACGTCGCTCCTCCTTCGAGGCACCTGTGGGTTGGAAACTTGAGCCGTCGTGTCTCCCAGAATAACCTATACGAGCATTTCCTGAGGTTTGGGGACATTGACAACATAGCTTACACTCCTGGCCGAAGCTATGCATTTGTAAACTATAAGAAAGAGGACGACGCGACCATAGCATTCAAAGGTCTCCAGGGTTGCATTGTGGCTGGGAATCCTCTTAGGATCGAGTTTGCAAAGGAG GACAGAGGTTCTGTTTCATCACTGGATGATGAATACTCACTGCGTAAAGATGCGAGGTATTCTGTTGACCAGCGAGAATCACTGCTTAGAAGAGATTCTAGAGCTCATAGCCCAAGTCCTGAAAAAACACATGAaaagaacaaaagagatgatagCACAGAACCTAGTGCTGTGTTATGGATAGGATTTCCAGTATTTCTCAATGTTGAAGAAAATGATTTAAGGAGAGCTTTTTCACCTTTTGGTGAAATTATCAGTATCTCTACATTTCGTGGTCGTAGTTATGCATTTGTACGATACCGAAGTATAGTCGCAGCTTGCAGGGCTAAAGAAGCTCTTCACGGAAAATTATTCAACAATCCACGTGTGCATATATGCTTTGCTAAAAGTGACTCAACCGACTCAGAGAGGAACCTTAGCAATGCTCCTTTAAGTCAGCGTCTTAAATCTAATTCACTATCTGGGCTGAGTAGTGTTGAACCTTCTAAACGGAGTAGAGATTATGACAGTCATATTGGAGATTTTCTTACTTCTCCTCGAGATGCAAAGTTTTTGCGAGCTAATGATACAAAGTTCATCGGTTTAGGGAAAAATCTTATACGACCTGATGCAGTTCCAGGATCCAATTTAGGTAGCAACAATGAACGCATATGGTTTCACGACTTTAGTTCAGAAAGAAAGATGCCAGGAGAACTTTGTGGTCACTACAGAAGAAGTCCTACAGCAGAGAGAGCTGGATGGTGGCGTGATGCTTCTTTTGAGCCACGACAGAGAAGTCCACTTCCAGATGATTCTTTGGGTATGGAGGATGGTTCTTTTCGATCAGCTAAGAAGGCAAAAGTAGACTTGTTTTCTGATGGAGAACTTCCAGAATATCCATATTCTTTTCAATCAAATAAGAAGGAAAAGGTGCATCCATTTTCTGACAGAGAACTTCCAGAATATCCATTCTCTGACCTAGATCAAAGAAAACATGATTTTGGACGGACAAAATTCTTGCCCAGTTTGCCTTACGATAGTGCCTTGAATAAAGATTATGAGTCGGTTCCTTTTGATCATAACTATTTGACTCCTCAAACTTTGAAGAACATGAATGGTCCTTTTGCAGATAGGGATGACTCACGCAGTCTATTTGATCACTTAAACACAGGTCCTGGTGCCTTTCCTTTCGATAGTGCCAATTTGCAAAAACCAATTCCTGAGCATCATCAGCCCCCACGGATATTGGACTGGAAGTGGGAGGGTACAATCTCAAAGGGAGGTACTCCAGTTTGTCGTGTGCGTTGCTTTCCGGTGGGAAAGGTCCTAGATTTTATATT GCCAGAGTTCTTAAACTGCACAGCTAGAACAAGCTTGGATATGCTCGCAAACCATTATTACCAGGCCACCAGTTCCTGGGTGGTGTTTTTTGTTCCTGAAACTGACGCAGATATTACTTTTTATAATGAATTCATGCATTATCTGGGAGAGAAGCAGCGTGCAGCTGTTGCTAAGCTTGAAGAGAAGGTTACCTTATTCCTAGTGCCACCATCAGAATTCTCTCAACAAGTTCTAAAAGTACCTGGGAAGGTGAGCATTTCTGGTGTCATTTTGAAGTTTCAGCACAATTTCAGTTCCCTCCAACCTCTGGAAGTCACAGAAGCAAAACAGCTACCCTTTGCAAATCGTAGATCCCCTGATTTAAGGACTTTCTCTAAGAGTCAGAACTATTCCAATCCATCAATGGCACCTCTACCTCCCCCACTTCCTTATTCTCCACCACAGAAACTGAGTGACCATCTTCCTTACTCAGGATCTATTCAACCAATGGAAAAACTACCTAACTATCATGAGGCTAGCAGACATGACCGATGGTGGTCTCTAAATCCTGCAACATCACCAAACCGTTCTAGTCAACTGCATATTCCAAATTCTGATGGTGGGAGTTTCACTGCAAGTGCCGCGTTACATATAGCTAGGAGTGCTACAGCAGACCCACATCTGGGAAACAATAAGATTTCGCAAGGATCTCCTTCAAGCAATTATGCACCTGAAACTTCCTCTGTTCCATTGCACAATAGCAAGTTCCCAACACAAGTGGGAACAAAATTGCAAGTTTCCTCAAATGTGCCGCTTCCCTTAGAGCCGCAGCAACTCACAGAGCTTGCTGCCTTACTGGGACAGTACAAACAGTTAGGTCAGGTACCATCCATATCGACAGATGGTCAGAACAAACTGACAAAGTTGTTGCAAATTGACAATTCGCATTCCATCACTCCAGTGATGCATTCCCAGGCTTCAGATCCACATTCTCTGAACTCTGTGGCACCCATGTATTCGGCTTTCCCTTCTAGTTCTTTAGGTGCCCAAGTCAACCAGGTGCCGCAGAACCATCAGCCACAATCTAATGTTTCTTCAGTGCAAACTGTGACAAACTCTGGCCACCAAAACGAACAAGAAGAAACAGAAGCAGATCCCCAGAAGCGTCTGCAGGCAACTCTGCAGCTGGCAGCAGCACTCCTTCAACAGATCCAGCAACAATCAAAATCTACCGATCAACCGTAG